The Cannabis sativa cultivar Pink pepper isolate KNU-18-1 chromosome 8, ASM2916894v1, whole genome shotgun sequence genomic interval ATTGATTATGGAAAGAACCACAAGTTTTCATATAATGCCTACAGCTAAAAGGAAAGGGAAATTTCAAGTAAGATACAAAAATCAGCAACAAATCTAGTTGGAAATATGCCAACTGCtgaaagtaaaaaagaaaaacttccAAATGATATGGCAGAACGATACCTCAGGAAGAAAATTAAGAGGGAAAAGGGTTCCTCTCTTGGTGATCTCCATCTCTTTGACATTGCATAATGGAGCCTGTGGTTGACAAGTTTGTACTCAACTACTCATTATATATAGAACAGAAAGATGTAATATACATTGAGAATAAGTGTACAAAGTAAGTGTGATATTTGAGCATGCTTTGTAATCCTTTACTTTTATGCTGCTTAATATCTTCTCAATATTCAGCCATTACATTGAGCAGCCATCATCTTAGATGCTAGCTCTTTCATGTTTTATAGGAGCCTCAAAGTACTCAAACAATTCTATACAAGTTCAACATTatcctaaaaatataatatataatcctACTAACCGTCATGATTACGGCATCAACAGATAAACCATGGGAATTCTTATCCGAATTAGTAGCAGAAGAAACTGTCCAATTTCCTGGCAGAGACTTAACATTGTGGTCATAAGATAACGATAATATCTTTGAGCTCAGTTTCAGCTCATCTTTGTCAAGCTCTTTGCACAATGTGTCAGCTAGTGTCTGCACAAGATTGAAAGCAGAAAACACAGACAACCTGGTAAATGAGGAGCATGGAAGATCGTGTATGAACCACACAAGTATATAGGAACAGGCATAAGCTAAATTAAGAGACCTGCATTCCACCCTGAAAGGAAAATGAACCACGTGGGGGCTTCTTTTTTTCCACAGAACCCTTTGTTCCCCCACTCTTGTCCTTTTTGGAAAATAACTTTGATTGAATCAACCCTCCTACAACTGAACCAAACCTGATATAAAAGTGAAAACAGAGTGTTCATAGACAGGAATATCATCACAATACCAATTATAGCAATTAAGCAACTCCATTTTTAAGTATAATAACTGGATGGCATGACTGCAAGATATcaataaagaacataaataaagaAACTTTCTAGTAACATCAATGCAAGAAACAAAACTACACCCAGATTTTCTACTCCTAAACCGTGAAATGAGAAACCTAAGTAATAGAAAATTGAATCCCCAACAATGAACGAGAAAAGATTAAAAtagaacaataaataaaaaattaaggcaAGTGAGGGAAGATAATAAGTCAGCTAGATTTTACCTATTCTCTAAAGTCCATAGCTCTGGAAAAGAATGTTGCATCTGTTCACAAGAACCAATATGATAGATGTAATTGTGGTTAGCTTTGTAAAAGCATAATAAAGCTTTTTCTCTTCCAAACCTCAACCagtctaataaaaaaatagataacaAGTAGTGAGAAACTTCACATTTTTAATAAGACATCACTCACAGATAGAGATTCAGGATCTGCAGCACTTGTGCCCCCAAGAAAAGGGTCAATGAGATAATCAACAACCTTCCAAACATAAACAACACTAAAGAATGAGGATGAGAATGAATAAAAATTGATGATAATGAAGAAACTGCACAAAGAAGTTGATTGGCTAATGATCAGAATTGTCATGTGCATAATCAAGTTCAAGAAATCAACAAACTAGCTCTAGCAAGCATATAAATAGCGTATTATGTCAAGCTAGTGAAACTACCTCTTTCCCAAAGTGTCGCTGAAAGAAACCCCCCACACTGTAGAaaaccaagtaattacataAGAAAACTACTTCCTCAAAAAATATCAAGAAAGGAAGTGCGAGCACAAGGAGCCAATTGGATAACATAGAATTAGAACCTATGAGTTACCAATTATCACCTTTCTTGGGTCTGATCATCTgctatttttgaatttcttttcTTCCACATAAATGGCTCCAGAAATATCTGAAACTGCAAGCGAATTTACGAAAGAGTGTAAAACTTCATTaacattatgaaaaaaaaaaagagaagtaaACGACATAGTTTATAATGATGAATGTGTTTCCAAAACATAGATAACAAACCTTTGACTGTGTAGAAAGAATATTGCTCGTAATAAGTGCAATTGGGTTTGTAGGTATCTGATAGGAAACATGGAGCAAATTTTCTGGTCACAATCGAAGACAGAAAACTGCCaagtaaatttaaataatataataacaatataaatgtatatgtatCACTTTTAAGTTTATGTTCAATGGGGAACTCCATTGATAATAAGAGGATACAGCAAGCAGGACATACCAGCACTGGTTGCCCATTTCTTACAACGTATCGTTTGCTCTGTGAAATTGGCTGTATAGCagaatcaaaataatcatggtCAGTCTCCATAAAGTTTCAAATCAAGTAATCAACTGTAACTAACAGTGTATTCCTTTAATAATTCAAAGTCGTGGCAGAGAAGATTAAAAATGTGTCAAGCAAAATGACTGTGAACTAGCTCAACAAACATACGGTTTGCCTCTTCAGTATGTATTACATCCTACAGCAAGAATCTAAGAAAACTTACATATTGTTGCTTATCTCTAAGTCCAAGATTATCAAGCAGATCTTGTACCTCAACTTCACTCTCAGTCTGCACAAAGTGGAAAAACCTTTAAGATTCAACACCATAAATAGCAAAGCAATTATTTTCAGATAAGAAAAATATTCCAGCGTCCATAGAAATCCAGAACTAAAGCGGGTTTCAATAATTTATGCACAAAACCAATCTACCATCGAATTGGCTCCTTCATCCCATATCAAACCGTTATGGGAAATACTCCTCAACTTTCCACCAGCTCTTCCCTCAGCTTCAAATACTGTAACGTCAAAACCGCATGACTTCAACTTGTAGGCTGCAGCAAGCCCACTACACCATGAAGACACAAAGTCATTTTAAATCTTCACAAACACTCCTTAAGCCATCATTTTAAGAAAGAAAAGGACTACAGTTCCAATTcaattcaaaaatatatactaacaattagtatatatattaataagctAGTTCCAACTCAAATCTACTTGAAATTTATCGCATTTTGTATTTTATACATGTGTGTATAAGCATCTAAAGACTAATGCAGCTTAGCTTTTACATGGGTACCCAGAAGAATTTAGTGAAATTGATTCGCCTCAACCCAACTAagaattatcaaattaaattaacctGTAACTAAAATCTGCTAAagcgaaaaatgaaaaaaataaaataaaataattacctGACACCAGCACCAATAACAGCAACTCTCTTAACAGAACCTGGAACAATTCCATTTCCAATAATAAATCATCACCATTCTAAATTCTTGTAAAGAAGATCGTTTGACATAAATTGATAAAAAAGCATGCCATTTTGAAGAACATATAATTGAGTAGCCCCAAATTTGTGAAAAAATtagcaatatatataatttgacaTCAAAATGCAAAGAGTTTTCACATAAATTCGAACTTTGTGTTGGTGATGATCTCAATTAtgaacagagagagagagagagagtagagACTTACTTGGCTTATCTTGTTTGGTAGACGAAGCCATCCCCATTTTCGTTTACTCTTTTCAGTTTTGCTTGTTGCAGGAGTTACAGGGACGATTCTCTCTGATCAAAATCAACAGTCAAATttgttcgaaaaaaaaaaatgaaaagagtcTAAAATCTAAAAGCGAAACCATGGAGACCCCAGTCCAGGAGGAGGATATGCTTCGAAACGCACCGTTTTGACTAACCCAAATAGAATACACCTGTCAAATAAGACTCCAATGTTGTCCACATCAGCATCAAAACAAAACAGTGTCTGGGAAATGTAAAAGGGCCTTGGGCCCTAGAAAGAATCAAATGGACCGGGCCGTATACTGGCCCATTATCAAAGGATAGTAGACTGGACTGGACAGTCTATTGCTCTTGTTCATTTTCTAacggggtaagttgaaaaataccccttttattaatcaattaatcaaatttacctctaattttatatttatttgaaacatacctctttttatatgtattgtacccaaaataccctaacataagagagtcacatggagagtatcttgaaatgacaggggcaaaattggtacaatatttaaaaaaagaggtaaaaatgatagattttaaaaaagagggtaaaaataaaagaggacaatataaaaagggtatagagtgtaatttcctcttttcTAACTCTATCGTGCTTGATTGATTCATGGTTATGTCTATGTCGTTTTTATCGGTAACGACATGTCCATTTTCTACTAATTATTTACCCTTTTTAGGTTAACACAAAACATTGATGTAACACTAAATTcgttagtttttttattattattttaatatttttagttgtataattaattttatttaatattattcaataaacaacATTATATTCTATTATAaagtatatttaatttaagtattatttataaaaaaagaaaatataacaatattaacaaaatttgttaattataactttaatttaatCACAATACTTTTAACATTTTTAGAaatatcatatatttatatttttttcaaaaataataatagaaaaatatttttttatatatgtgcatcgagtttaaatttaaattgaaatattaaaaaaaattactttatataatataaccaCAATATAAGATAAAAGATAAGCGAGATATGTGTGgtatgtattaaatttaaattgtaatatttaaaaaaaaataacattttctaTTATATACTTACAATTAATATAACATAgataataaatgtaaataaagtttaaaaCCAAAAGTTTAGTAACAACACATTTAAACAAAAATATCATCAAACTAATCCTCATGATATTGTCTATCAAAAGAAAGGGTACACTATTtttcaaacccaaaaaaaaaaaagtacactaAAAATGATGAACTATTTCCTCTAAGTTAACGAATATATGCTATTAACTTATTACACAAATGAATCATTGTTTTTAAAAGGAAAAGCTTGCTTTAGCTTGcatcaatttgaaaaatcaattCGAAACCGAGCAAAACTTTATCTAAGATAAGGTTTTCAAAtcaaatttttgtttattatgAAATCATGATGAGTTTTGAAGATTAAGATTAATGGCTCATGTAGTGGGACAATTCTACAAACATGTTTAAAACTAATGATTAGTATAGGCTTAACCTTTCATCTAAAGGGAAAGTAATGGGCATGAAAAAAGGAGGGATACAATCTTcaaaaatgggaaatttgattccaattattttgaattcatcataattttaaacaaaGTCATATTCGCTTGAGTTTGGGAACACTAAGACACAAGCAAGTATGGTTTTTATTTTGGATTTTAGGGACAAATATACTTATGTCTTTTGAATTGATCCAATCATTGAGTGCCATTTGGACAGTATTTTCAAATGGGTCGTGCCCACATGAATCAACAAAGTTATACaaaattacatgacaatttatTTATGGACCacacaaaaaaggaaaaagtgaATTTAATAGATAATGTGTTTGTTGgcaaacaaatagaaattaatgaagTGAATTGGTTAATGATATAACTAATTGAATAATACTTTAGCGCCAAAGCAGCTTAAATTAAATCCCAATGGACCACACAAAAAGAAAACTTTGAATTTAATAAattggctaattaagattttttttctcttgagttttattatgtattaaattatgttcTTTCAACTTTTTAGATCGTTAAAAAAtcttgttagatttaaggatttttatctaatttcattcaattttgctAATATAGCGATTTTTTATATActaaatcgtgttcccaaactttgatatttattaaattataccccctgaactttaacatgtaccgaATTGTCCTTCTAAATTTTCATTCTCGTtagatttttttaagtaaaattagacaaatattcttaaatccaacaatctcaatagttcgagagAAATTTTTAACGATCAAAAAAGTTCAGAGGGTATAATTTGATACACGTCTAAATTCAGGAGACAAAAATCTAAATTAACCTAATAGATAATCGTGGTACCCAATAATATCATGAGATGTTATACAATTATAAATGTAATTAAACATTAGGTTTgtacattttaatttaataatattatcacTAAGCATTAGCAATAACAATCTTTCTAATGAGGTTTTAGTAAAATAATATTGGTTAAAAGCAAGGAGTTTGAATGAGTATGTTGTTGCCCTATTTCAGTGAGCTCCACCAACTTAGCCATGGTCCAATTTTTAGGGGGGTCCATTGTTTAGTGGGCTTGGCTCAGCATATCAGAATTTTGGAATGGCTTGGCCTTGTACGGTATTTTAATCATTATTACACACAACactattcaaattttaaaactttgcaTTCCAATAAAGAAAACCCTAGTACTTCAACAAAAGCTTTCTTTGTCCTAAATTTAATGATATTTATGGCACAATAGCTTTTACATCATTATCCAAACTTCTCattcaattttgaaaataaatattaagaagtGTTTCCATCTAAAAAACATAATTATGGAACACACTTGAGTGaaacacacacacatacacaaGTAGGCTAtatagaaataaattattatgtgaCCCCTATAATTGTATTAGTATTGTACATTAGTACTATTTAATAATGAGATAGTTATATGGTGTTCTATTCTATCTTTAGCCTTATTTTACTTAGAGCATCTTTAAATAGATAGCTTTCCAAAATAGTCTTTTAATTATGATACTAAGTGAAATAAAAATTGACTTTTAGTGGCTAGCTAACAACCTATTTACTAAAATATAGCAATAATCAACATAAATcaataagataaataaataaaaataaaatttccttCTTCAAAAGGAAATTTCAATAAAAACTTTAACAGAGGTAACAACCCAAACTTTTCTTCAAATAGCTCTTTCTACTCTAATGATCGTGCTCTTGGTATTTTCTTGAGAAGCGGACTTGGATTTTCAAGAGGACAAGGTTTAGTTCACCTACCAATAGACCTCACTGCTAAATCTGCTTCAAATCTGGTCACACTACTTAAGACTGCTATTATAGATTTAGCAAGAGCTTCTCCAACTTCCCTACTTCTTGCTCAACTTCATCAGCACAATTTGCATCAGCTGAAGCTAATCTCACTGCTGCAAATTAAGCCTCTAATAACAATTGGTACCCTGACGCAGGTGCAACCAACCATTGCACACCAGATGCTCAAAATGTCATGAACAACAGTGATTACATAGAACCTGAACGTATGTATATTGGTGATGGTACAAGTCTGTTCATTAAACACATTGACAACACTTTCATTTCACAAACTTCTTGTCACTCTCACTATTTacttcttaaaaatatcttacacGTGCCTACAATTACTAAAAATTTAGTTAGTCTGTCTAAGTTTGCTACATATTGTGGAGTCTATTTTCAATTTCACCCTAACCAATGTCTTGTGAAAGATCAGGTGACACATTTTGTTCTTCTCATGGGGAGACACAAGAGTGACATGTATTCTTTTGATTTTGATGATCTGCAACTCCACTCATCTCCTCAATCCCCAACTCAATTGCTTTAGTCTAGTGTCCCACAATATCATATCAACTCACTTGTGGTGTCATCTCAACCTAGTTCAAGTCAACCTACTCCTACCAATAATTGTTTAAGTTGTCCTAAACTTAAAGTTCTCCCTTTTGCTCATATTCCCTTACATTCCTCACAACCTCTACCAATATATCCTACTGCACGTGTTTAGAATGCACCTCACTCAGGTCACTTTTAAGGTCCATTTTTCTCAACTTctcatgctaacaaaattattaatttgtagCATACTACTTCAGATCAAGTTCTTAGAGGTGCTTAGCCTACTTCCACAATGCCAACTCCTACCTCAACATCGAATGCTGGTCAACTAGAAGCTCAGGCCCCTACTGCATTAAGTCGTGTTACCCCTGCTAATGTTCTTCCTGCAAACAACACCCAAGTTCCTCCACAACAATCTAGACACCAAATGCAAACCAGGTCCAAGTCAGGTATCTATAAACCTAAGACATTCATTGTCTCAAAATTTTTTGAGTCAATCTAGTAAGCTCTACTATATGGTCACTGAAACAATGCCATGTTAGAAGAGATGTTTGCactcaagaaaaataaaacttgaatTCTTGTGAGATTAGCTTATATCTAAGCTGCATCAAGAATTCTCCCTTAAAGACTTGGGTGTTTTGGACTACTTTCTAGGCATATAAGTTTTGTATACTGATTAAGGCATGCTCGTTACTCAGACAAAATATATCAAAGATCTTCTATGCAAGGCAAAAATGCAAGAAGCAAAAGCCAATTCTACTCCAATGACAAGTGTCCAAAGACTCTATGCATATGATAGTGATCCAATTGATCAATAGTAGGTGACAATTACAGATCCAAAAATTGCAACTTTACAGATCCATAGTAGGTGACAATTACAAGACCAAAAATTGCTTTCAATGTAAATAAAGTGTGTCAATTCATGC includes:
- the LOC115701159 gene encoding protoporphyrinogen oxidase 2, chloroplastic/mitochondrial; its protein translation is MGMASSTKQDKPSSVKRVAVIGAGVSGLAAAYKLKSCGFDVTVFEAEGRAGGKLRSISHNGLIWDEGANSMTESEVEVQDLLDNLGLRDKQQYPISQSKRYVVRNGQPVLIPTNPIALITSNILSTQSKFQIFLEPFMWKKRNSKIADDQTQESVGGFFQRHFGKEVVDYLIDPFLGGTSAADPESLSMQHSFPELWTLENRFGSVVGGLIQSKLFSKKDKSGGTKGSVEKKKPPRGSFSFQGGMQTLADTLCKELDKDELKLSSKILSLSYDHNVKSLPGNWTVSSATNSDKNSHGLSVDAVIMTAPLCNVKEMEITKRGTLFPLNFLPEVTYLPLTVVITTFKKENVKKPLEGFGVLVPSVEQKNGLKTLGTLFSSMLFPDRAPNDLHLYTTFVGGTRNKELAYASTDELKQVVSADLKQLLGAEGEPDFINRFTWKKAFPLYGRNYHLVMEAIETMEKNLPGFFYAGNHKGGLSVGKAIASGCKAADLVISYLDTSSDQNRRTDMEK